A genomic region of Pseudomonadota bacterium contains the following coding sequences:
- the dtd gene encoding D-tyrosyl-tRNA(Tyr) deacylase: MRAVVQLVSKAKVTVNDKTTGEIGQGLLVLLGVNQNDSEKDAAYLAEKIIHLRIFQDENGLMNRSVQDVGGSVLIVSQFTLFGDCRKGRRPSYSKAAPPEKAKHLYEFFTRQVQEMGINTATGEFQAMMHVSLTNNGPVTILLDSEKLF; this comes from the coding sequence ATGCGAGCAGTCGTCCAATTAGTCAGCAAAGCAAAAGTCACTGTCAATGACAAAACCACAGGAGAAATCGGCCAAGGGCTTCTTGTCCTTCTGGGCGTGAATCAAAACGATTCGGAAAAGGATGCCGCCTACCTGGCGGAAAAGATAATCCACCTGCGGATATTTCAGGATGAAAACGGTCTGATGAACCGGTCGGTCCAGGACGTCGGCGGTTCAGTCCTGATCGTTTCGCAGTTCACCCTTTTCGGCGATTGCCGCAAAGGCAGACGACCATCTTATTCCAAGGCCGCACCCCCGGAAAAAGCTAAGCATTTATATGAGTTCTTCACCAGGCAGGTTCAAGAAATGGGGATCAACACCGCAACCGGTGAATTCCAGGCGATGATGCATGTGTCGCTGACCAACAACGGCCCGGTGACTATTCTGCTCGATTCTGAAAAACTATTTTGA
- a CDS encoding PilZ domain-containing protein encodes MRRVWAESPETITQEINLLIDDQTRLNFCQKTAPNQVVFLSAIEPDDSGSCIKLTKRNAFGINPGECFLFYKRVNQLMRGFKSLVLNNDRKNITASLPSEIFEIQRRKHPRLTTPGNSRATFIPDGKQRLITCRVLDVTLDGARLVGNFSSSIKKDDILKPLSLSLCLRYSDLEHKINITQARVAWVAERSKDQRLMGVYFTEQNTDLEQLKHYLHLRLLEDKSA; translated from the coding sequence ATGCGTCGAGTCTGGGCAGAATCTCCTGAAACAATCACTCAAGAAATCAACTTACTTATTGATGATCAAACCCGCCTGAATTTCTGCCAGAAAACCGCTCCCAATCAGGTTGTATTCCTCAGTGCCATTGAACCAGACGACTCCGGATCATGCATCAAACTTACGAAAAGGAATGCCTTCGGTATCAACCCGGGCGAGTGTTTCCTGTTTTACAAGCGGGTAAACCAGCTGATGCGGGGTTTTAAAAGCCTTGTCCTGAACAATGACCGGAAAAATATTACCGCATCTCTGCCCTCGGAAATATTTGAAATTCAACGCCGCAAACACCCTCGCCTGACAACTCCAGGCAACTCCAGAGCTACCTTCATCCCCGATGGCAAACAAAGGCTGATAACCTGCAGAGTACTCGATGTCACCCTTGACGGCGCAAGACTGGTAGGAAACTTCAGTAGCAGCATAAAAAAAGATGATATATTGAAGCCCCTTTCACTATCGCTCTGCCTGCGCTATTCCGACCTTGAACACAAGATCAATATCACCCAGGCCCGGGTTGCCTGGGTTGCCGAACGCAGCAAGGACCAGCGGCTCATGGGGGTGTACTTTACCGAGCAGAACACCGACCTGGAACAACTGAAACATTATCTGCATCTGCGGCTGCTTGAAGATAAATCGGCATAG
- a CDS encoding DUF721 domain-containing protein has protein sequence MSLSNKPTEIALLLKSIFKDRGWRDRVDLHGVFGFWKDVVGKEVAEHAEPYLIRGTTLWVNVTDSVWMQQLVYEKTMILEQVNQRLDGKTDLTDIRFSLTDRLHSETPPEKLPERKKQPDKKRLTEIEQMLAMIDDEDMKKTMRRLWVRFETSGKE, from the coding sequence ATGTCTTTATCCAACAAGCCCACAGAGATCGCCCTGTTGCTGAAGAGTATTTTTAAGGACAGGGGGTGGCGTGACCGGGTTGATCTGCATGGTGTATTCGGTTTCTGGAAGGATGTCGTTGGCAAGGAGGTGGCCGAGCATGCCGAGCCGTATCTGATTCGTGGAACAACCTTGTGGGTGAATGTAACGGACTCGGTCTGGATGCAGCAGCTTGTCTATGAAAAAACCATGATCCTTGAGCAGGTGAATCAACGACTTGACGGGAAAACAGATCTCACCGATATCAGGTTTTCACTCACCGACAGACTCCATTCGGAAACTCCGCCTGAAAAACTTCCGGAGAGAAAAAAACAGCCGGATAAAAAGCGTCTTACTGAGATTGAGCAGATGCTTGCGATGATTGATGACGAGGATATGAAAAAAACAATGCGTCGTTTATGGGTCCGTTTTGAGACTTCCGGTAAGGAATAG
- a CDS encoding DUF4438 domain-containing protein yields MLRTNKDKLIRQSVIGEITSPLGGVNPYRINPDGHSDVYPGVGGITYNVRIGDPACGLFADHVEPGVSISNFTQFQGQPGPNRALNIFSCAGNTATVATGDAKGKIGMVTGKHGGIEHVLIDFEPEVLEQLVIGDKIQIKAFGCGLQILDYPSIKIMNLDPALLEAMKIKDLGKGRIQIPVTHTVPAKIMGSGIGSTHSHSGDYDIQLFDQPTVSEHGLDGLKLGDFIAITDADATYGRIYKTGGIVIGIVVHSDCVLAGHGPGVMVVMTSKDGLIVPKIDKKANLNIFSKLTK; encoded by the coding sequence ATGTTAAGAACCAACAAGGACAAATTGATCCGCCAGTCAGTCATCGGTGAAATTACGTCCCCCCTCGGCGGCGTAAACCCTTACAGAATAAACCCTGACGGTCATTCTGATGTCTACCCAGGCGTCGGCGGCATCACCTATAATGTACGAATCGGTGACCCGGCCTGCGGCCTTTTTGCGGATCACGTTGAGCCGGGAGTGAGTATCAGCAATTTTACTCAGTTCCAGGGGCAGCCCGGACCGAACCGCGCTCTGAATATCTTTTCCTGCGCCGGCAACACCGCTACCGTGGCAACCGGAGATGCCAAAGGGAAAATCGGCATGGTCACCGGCAAACACGGCGGCATCGAACATGTACTGATTGATTTTGAGCCCGAAGTCCTTGAGCAACTGGTGATCGGCGATAAAATCCAGATCAAAGCCTTCGGCTGCGGCCTGCAGATCCTGGATTATCCTTCCATCAAAATAATGAACCTGGATCCGGCGCTTCTTGAAGCCATGAAGATTAAAGACCTCGGCAAAGGCAGGATTCAAATTCCGGTGACCCACACGGTCCCGGCAAAGATCATGGGCTCAGGGATTGGTTCAACCCACAGCCACAGCGGCGATTATGACATACAGTTATTTGACCAGCCCACTGTCAGCGAACATGGCCTTGACGGCCTGAAGCTCGGTGATTTCATCGCCATCACCGATGCGGATGCGACTTACGGCAGGATTTATAAAACCGGTGGCATTGTCATCGGTATTGTCGTACACTCAGACTGTGTTCTTGCCGGTCATGGCCCCGGGGTCATGGTGGTCATGACATCCAAGGACGGACTGATTGTCCCGAAAATCGACAAAAAGGCAAACCTCAACATTTTCTCGAAACTCACAAAATAA
- the pyrE gene encoding orotate phosphoribosyltransferase — MDDRQRLKELLLEKSYRKGTFKLSSGRESDFYIDGKQTTLSAEGAYLCGKLIFSLIKENPSPIDAVGGMTLGADPLVTAASLVSYLEKTPIPAFIVRKESKKHGTEDYIEGRSNMPQGISVALLEDVVTSGGTLIKVIDRVEAQGYKVGLVITVVDRQEGGAEALAEKGYTLKSIFTREELLA, encoded by the coding sequence GTGGACGACCGACAACGTTTAAAAGAACTGCTCCTTGAAAAATCCTACCGCAAAGGAACCTTCAAACTCTCATCCGGCAGGGAATCTGATTTTTACATCGACGGCAAGCAGACCACCCTTTCCGCTGAAGGCGCCTATCTCTGCGGCAAACTGATATTTTCTCTGATCAAGGAAAACCCGTCACCAATTGACGCCGTGGGCGGCATGACTCTGGGAGCCGACCCCCTGGTTACCGCAGCTTCATTAGTCAGCTATCTGGAGAAAACCCCCATCCCGGCATTCATCGTCAGGAAAGAATCCAAAAAACACGGCACCGAAGATTATATTGAGGGCAGAAGCAACATGCCCCAAGGGATTTCAGTGGCCCTTCTTGAAGATGTTGTCACTTCAGGCGGAACCTTGATTAAGGTCATTGATCGAGTTGAAGCACAGGGATATAAAGTCGGTCTGGTAATCACCGTTGTCGATCGGCAGGAAGGGGGCGCCGAGGCCCTTGCCGAAAAGGGTTACACGCTCAAGAGTATTTTCACCAGAGAAGAGCTCCTAGCTTGA
- a CDS encoding RNB domain-containing ribonuclease → MSLAGKIIEYIEHGKMICAIVLKDSSNKLQLLNKNGRDVSLSAARVVYHSDKAYSLNMTRDEMIRQLQEIAQKRLEMMAKVDLEEIWSLAVEEKNDAFDPRFLTELSFGERASDDHVAAFLRCIFIDKLFFKFREGMIIVHSREIVEQLQLKADKEKQQDALLDSGARMLRGLFEGKANDQESWPEKERCLDLLKDFYLFGNEAKESDLARELLKRAGLNNPHDVYYLLVNAGIWEANENIPLLRYEIPCEFSDEALQSIADCVVRQDQLLAEASRKDLRHLNLFTIDGAETRDFDDALHIEQKADNFLVGIHIADVAHFIKPGSPLFEEALKRITSLYFPESRVPMLPGAISEDLCSLKRGESRAAMSFMVLLSKEGEMLDFDIISSIVSVKRQLSYPEADGLMDTDPALKSLSLLANKLRQRRLAAGALLLPIPDVVISVNEDEVDIRLAEVDTPSRSLIAEFMVLANSIGAQFVSDRQVHGLFRAQKEPRQRLIQGYEKDLYTIYRQRKYLSPAKMLTTPEPHSCVGVMQYTTVTSPIRRFLDLVMQHQISALLQGKGELFPDNDLKDFSRAIQATQTKVNLVRQLRHRYWLYKYYEKFVGSRVDAMVIDSGPRRVQVLLLDTLLEGSLPANQGVHPDFRDILSVRIAKVSALDDDLRLEW, encoded by the coding sequence ATGTCCCTGGCAGGAAAAATTATAGAATACATTGAACATGGCAAGATGATTTGCGCAATAGTCTTGAAAGACAGCAGCAATAAACTGCAGCTCTTAAATAAGAACGGCCGCGACGTAAGCCTCTCTGCCGCACGGGTGGTATATCATTCAGACAAGGCATATTCCCTGAATATGACCAGGGATGAGATGATCCGCCAACTTCAGGAAATCGCCCAAAAACGTCTGGAGATGATGGCGAAAGTAGATCTTGAAGAAATTTGGTCCCTTGCCGTTGAAGAGAAAAACGACGCTTTTGATCCAAGGTTTTTGACTGAACTGAGTTTTGGTGAACGTGCCAGCGATGATCACGTAGCTGCTTTTTTGCGCTGTATATTCATCGATAAACTGTTTTTTAAATTCAGGGAAGGCATGATAATTGTCCACTCCCGGGAGATTGTTGAACAACTGCAGCTCAAAGCTGATAAAGAAAAACAGCAGGATGCATTGCTTGACAGCGGGGCGCGGATGCTGCGCGGCCTTTTTGAAGGGAAGGCGAATGACCAGGAAAGCTGGCCTGAAAAAGAGCGTTGCCTGGATTTGCTTAAGGATTTCTATCTGTTCGGCAATGAGGCAAAGGAAAGTGATCTGGCGCGCGAGCTTTTGAAGCGCGCAGGTCTTAACAATCCCCACGATGTCTATTATCTGCTGGTAAATGCCGGGATATGGGAAGCAAACGAGAATATTCCATTGCTGCGCTATGAAATACCCTGCGAATTTTCCGATGAGGCCCTGCAGAGCATCGCTGATTGTGTGGTTCGGCAGGATCAACTGCTAGCCGAAGCGTCGAGAAAGGACCTGCGGCATCTCAACCTGTTTACCATAGACGGTGCGGAAACCAGGGATTTTGATGACGCGCTTCATATCGAACAAAAGGCTGACAATTTTCTGGTGGGAATTCATATCGCTGATGTGGCGCATTTTATCAAACCCGGCAGCCCGCTTTTTGAAGAGGCATTAAAACGCATTACTTCATTGTATTTTCCGGAAAGCCGTGTGCCCATGCTGCCAGGGGCGATTTCCGAAGACCTTTGCAGTCTTAAACGTGGTGAGTCCCGGGCAGCAATGAGTTTTATGGTTTTATTGTCCAAAGAAGGCGAGATGCTGGATTTCGATATAATCTCAAGTATTGTGTCGGTGAAAAGGCAGCTCAGTTATCCGGAAGCAGACGGACTCATGGATACTGATCCGGCATTGAAAAGTCTTTCGCTGCTTGCCAATAAACTCCGGCAGAGAAGACTTGCTGCCGGGGCGTTGCTGCTGCCCATCCCTGATGTGGTGATCAGTGTTAATGAGGATGAGGTGGATATCCGGCTTGCTGAGGTCGATACCCCTTCGAGGTCGCTGATCGCCGAGTTCATGGTGCTGGCCAACTCAATCGGCGCGCAGTTTGTTTCCGACCGGCAGGTGCACGGGTTGTTCAGGGCGCAGAAAGAGCCGCGGCAAAGATTAATCCAGGGATATGAAAAAGACCTGTATACGATTTATCGACAGAGAAAATATCTGTCGCCGGCAAAAATGCTGACTACTCCGGAGCCGCACAGTTGCGTCGGTGTTATGCAATATACCACGGTCACCTCACCGATCAGAAGGTTTCTGGATCTGGTCATGCAGCACCAGATCAGCGCCTTGTTGCAAGGGAAAGGAGAGTTGTTTCCAGACAATGATCTGAAGGATTTTTCACGGGCCATCCAGGCAACACAGACCAAGGTGAATCTGGTCAGACAACTGCGGCATCGCTACTGGCTTTATAAGTATTATGAGAAATTTGTCGGCAGCAGGGTGGATGCCATGGTTATTGATTCGGGACCGCGGCGCGTTCAGGTTCTGCTTCTCGACACGCTGCTTGAAGGAAGTCTTCCGGCCAATCAAGGGGTACATCCGGATTTCAGGGATATTCTTTCTGTGAGAATTGCCAAGGTCAGTGCCTTGGACGATGACCTGCGCCTTGAATGGTGA
- the era gene encoding GTPase Era codes for MTINNSHTETIKSGVVALVGPPNVGKSTLLNALMGQKISIVSPKPQTTRNRILGILNDPGYQIILMDTPGLHTAHSPLNLEMVKIAMDSLSEVDVILFMIDATFPLPKKTSTSPTRFLEKVTKPAILLINKIDKLEKGLLLPLLTTYKEIYPFTSMLPVSALHNDGTGLIIDELLKILPEGPRLYPEDIPTDSTERFIVAEIIREKIFLLTGQEIPYSTAVTIDMFQEEESRNLVTIDATIYVEKKSQKGIVIGKGGSKLKQIGKAAREDIEILLASKVMLKLWVKVQKDWTKDPRFLKELGF; via the coding sequence ATGACCATAAATAACTCCCATACCGAAACAATAAAATCAGGTGTAGTTGCGCTGGTGGGTCCGCCTAATGTCGGCAAATCCACATTACTCAATGCCCTCATGGGCCAGAAGATATCCATCGTTTCGCCGAAGCCGCAAACCACAAGGAACCGCATCCTGGGAATTTTAAATGACCCGGGGTATCAGATTATCCTGATGGATACTCCCGGACTGCACACCGCCCATAGTCCTCTCAATCTTGAGATGGTAAAAATCGCCATGGACTCATTAAGTGAAGTGGACGTCATCCTCTTCATGATAGATGCGACTTTTCCTCTGCCCAAAAAAACTTCGACATCCCCTACCCGATTCCTGGAAAAAGTCACAAAACCGGCCATTCTGCTGATCAATAAAATCGACAAGCTGGAAAAAGGCCTCCTCCTTCCCCTGCTCACCACCTATAAAGAGATTTACCCGTTTACTTCAATGCTGCCGGTCTCAGCACTTCACAATGACGGTACCGGCCTGATTATCGATGAACTCCTTAAAATTTTACCCGAAGGCCCGAGACTGTACCCCGAAGACATTCCCACCGACTCCACCGAACGGTTCATTGTCGCTGAAATAATCAGGGAAAAAATCTTTCTCTTGACCGGCCAGGAAATACCTTACTCCACCGCTGTGACCATTGACATGTTCCAGGAAGAAGAGTCCCGGAACCTGGTTACCATCGACGCAACAATCTATGTCGAAAAAAAATCACAGAAAGGCATTGTCATCGGTAAGGGAGGTTCCAAACTCAAACAGATCGGCAAAGCCGCCCGCGAGGATATTGAAATTCTCCTGGCATCAAAAGTCATGCTTAAACTCTGGGTCAAGGTCCAGAAAGACTGGACAAAAGATCCGCGATTCTTGAAGGAATTGGGGTTTTGA